In the Primulina tabacum isolate GXHZ01 chromosome 15, ASM2559414v2, whole genome shotgun sequence genome, attgaaaaactaccaatgctccctactggattgcattatacacatataagtctcattgaatcaaacatggtagttgataattcttcaatattaaccaattgacatgatcgattaggacatcctggttcaacaatgatgcgaagaattatagaaaatacacatggtcatccgctgaaagaccagaagatctttcagaataataagttttaatgtaaagcatgttctcttggaaaacttattataagaccatcaccagccaaaatccaaactgaatcatcaatgtttcttgaacgtattcagggtgatatttgtggaccaatccatccaccatgtggaccattcagatactttatgatattgattgatacctccagcagatggtcgcatgtatgtttattgtcaattcgaaatgttgcatttgcaagattacttgctcaaataataaaattgaggaatcaatttcccgattatacaatcaagaaaattagacttgataatgctggtgaatttacttcccaaactttcaatgattattgtatgtctatgggaatcattgttgagcatcatgttgctcatgtacatacacagaatggattggctgaatcattgattaaacgtctgcaaatgattgctagaccaatgattatgaaaacaaagcttcctatttctatatggggacatgcaattttacacgctgcttcattaattcgcatcagaccaagtgcatatcataaatactcctcattgcagcttgcatttggtaaagaaccagacatttctcatctgagaatttttggatgtatggtgtatgtgcctattgcaccaccgcaacgaaagaaaatgagacctcaaagaaaggttggaatttatatcggttatgatagtccatcaatcattcgatatcttgaacctcagacaggcgacgtgttcagatcacgttttgctgattgtcattttaatgaagaaatcttcccaatgttagttggagaacagaaacataccgaaaaagaaattacatggtatgtatcatcgttgttacatctggatccaagaacaaaacaatgtgaaaaagatgtacaacaaattgtgcacttgcaaagaatagcaaatcaaataccatatgcatttgcagacacaaaaggggtaactaaatcatatatacatgctgcaaatgcccctgctcgaattgaaattccgaagaaacaaattgaagatactcataatgtcattaaacgcctgaagcgtggaaagccagtcggttccaaggataaaaatcatcgaaaaagaaaatgcatagagaaacacgatgatcacaaaataaagaatgatgttcctgaagaaacacatgatgatcacaaaatagagaattgTATtcttgaagaaacacatgatgatgaaaatgttctatcagaaccacaaactgacgagaatcatgaaatttctatcaattatattaatactggaaaaatatggaaccgaaaatatataaaagaaattgatgatatattttcttataatgtggcaatcaacatcataaatgataatgaagatcatgaaccaaaatcttttggtgaatgtaaaaatcggcaggattggataaaatggaaagaagccacccaggttgaattggattcgctaaataaacgtaatgtttttggacctatagtccttacacctgaaggtgtaaaacctgttggatacaaatgagtttttattcgaaagcgaaatgagaaaaatgaaatagtgagatataaagctcgacttgttgcacaaggtttttctcaaaggcctggaattgattatgaagaaacgtattctcccgtgatggatgcaattacgtttcggtatttgattagcttggcggaatctgaaaatttagaaatgcgtcttatggatgttgttacagcttacttatatggatcacttgatagtaatatatatatatatatgaaaatctctgaaggatttaagatgtctgaagcacaaagttcaaaacccagagaatgttattctgtgaaattacaaagatcattatatgggttaaagcaatccggtcgaatgtggtataatcgactaagtgatcacttgatgaaaaagggatatgtaaataattcaatatgcccttgtgtgtTCATTGAGaaaacatccggatgcgtaattattgctgtatatgttgatgatttaaacatcattggaacgaataaggaaattcaagaagttgtgtcatacttgaaggaagaatttgaaatgaaggatcttggaaaaaccaagtattgtctgggtttacaaattgaacaaaaagaatgtggaatgtttgttcaccagacaaattatacagaaaagatccttaaacgttttagtatggataaatcaaatcctttaagtactccaatggttgttagatcattaaacatagaaaaggatccattccgaccatgtgaagaagatgaagatattcttggtccagaagtaccatatctaagtgctatcggtgcccttatgtatcttacaaattgtacaaggcctgatatatcttttgccgtaaatttgttggcaagatttaacacatatccaacaaagagacactggaacggaattaaacatatattccgttatctacgaggaacgacagacttgggacttttgtattcaaaatatgctaatccaagtataattggttatgccgatgctggatacttatctgatccacacaaggcacgttcccaaactggatatgtatttactcgtggaggcactgcaatttcttggcgttcacagaaacaaacgcttgtaacaacttcatcaaatcatgccgagattattgcactacatgaagcaagccgtgaatgtgtgtggttaaaatcaatgagccaacatatccaaatctcatgtggattatcattcgacgagaagcctgtgatactatatgaagataatgctgcatgtgttgctcaaatgaaagagggatacataaaaagcgatagaactaaacatattactcctaagttcttcgcattcactaaggagctagagaagaataaatgtattgatgttcgtcacattcaatcaagtgaaaactcatcagatctcttcacaaaggcacttcctacgtcaatattcagaaagcacatatataatattgggatgcgtaatctacgaaatttgtgaagaattgttcgtgtcaacatgagggggagtttacgtgactgcactcttttttccttactatggtttttatcccaatgggtttttcctagtaaggtttttaacgaggcagcaCAAaatcacgtaatgaagacatcatcgtatcatgatcatcatcacaagggggagtgttgaaaatatgaaaaatatttgtgttgaaaattataatgttgaatgttgaaaattaggtaaaattaggtgttggatattgaaaattagtgtgtgatgatgtatgtaatgatgaaattgtttttgaattgttttccaaagaaatcctataaataggtctgcatttgtaaaaatttgattacaattgagtagagagaaaaatattataaagtgtctagtttggtaaaatttgagagtttgatatttttactttttaaatttttactttttcacaacaataagaaataaaattttgggtgaaaataGACTTGAGAActatgaaattattttatttattgttctCTGTTCTCTGCACAATTACAGGACTTACCTAGCCATATATTTATAGTAATCAATGTTTAATCCTACCAGAGTTCTATTTTAactcctatatatatatatatatatatatatatataaaagttgctaGACATCCAACAAACAGTCCACCGCAGCAGAAGTAATTTCCGACTTGAGTTGAGTTAATTTGCTAAAATAGAAAATAACTAGCTAGATGATTGTTGTTCGTGTCTCAACACTTGATCCAATCCCATTTCAAATTATAAATGTGAGAGCAAGATATAATAGTTTTGGATGGATGAATCTTAAAATGAGAATATTTAAAAACCCTTTCCTGGTATAATCGGGACTTAATTGTAAGCCATTAACACTttatttttatgtgatttgaATATACTTAGTTCTTCGCCAACTGCGAAGATAATATTCAACCTCTACATGGCCTCTATTTGCTCACAACGCTCTCATCTTCAGCTTCCAATGCCGAGACGGGATGCGCACGGTACAAACCAGTGGAAGTCACGAATTTCACCTTATCATCGGATGGGGATCCGATAACTATCTCGCAAATCGCCATTGGGAGCAGCCGCCCTTTCGTCTTAACTCCCGTGAGCTTTTTCATGTGACGCGGCTTCACGAAAACCGTGATTTCGACATCGTAGAGAATGGTATGCCCAATTTTCTTGAACTTGTGTTCTGTTTTATTCTTCTGTTTCAACCACATGAATCCAGTGCTTCGGTTGAAACCGAACTCGGTAATATCTTTCAATCGCAATAAGCAGGCCAGCAATGAGAATTCCTCTAGGACCTCGGCAATTTTCTCTTTGCAGACTGCCTCTCCGTGGAAAATCTGAGCTCCTTCACTCTGGGATTCGATCAATTCGTTAGCTCTTgccatttttttttccttcaaaatctgaAGAGGATAGGTGGGTGGTGTTGTAAGGGGGGAGCTCGATTTTTATCTAGGAGTAATAGATGAGTTGCTTTCAATCAAGCGTCGTCCAAGCTAAAACATAGATATTTAATGCCTTAGTAACACGTATAAATCGTAGGAGAGCCAAGACGATAGACATATGTATAAGCTCTTAATATCGTTTTTATTGGTGTACCGAGGGCTAGCAGTAGCAACCCTATGGTTAGGGTGAGCTTTAGTcccacatatttttatttttttcagtcTCGTGATAAAAAAAAAGTTGAACCCTCACAAATCAAGTATCATTCTCATCTCTTAGTTGTGTTTTTTTTGTAGTAAGTTCGACTTTGAAGTAGAATTCTAAAATTatgttgaatatttaattgtgaTAATATTGACTTTAAAATATACTGCTTTAGtaagtaaaatttaaatttatttaattcaaattttatattacattttttaaataaaacttgaTTTTTTGTTAAAAGCATTCTAAAGTTTGGTTAATTCGGTTACGATCgaaataaatgattttttcgGTTTGGTTCGTTTGGTTCTTGTAATAAATTTTGGTTGGTTCATTTTCTCGAAAAAAGTTTGATTAACTTGATTTTGTTCAATTAAACTGAATGCTCACCTCTGTTAATATTGTCTAACACGAGACGGAGCCAGccacatatattttaaaatcctGACTGCACCCGCGGGTGTAACCTTATACAAAGATCGGAATTGATTATAATATAGTGGTCGAATAGaaaaattaaaaggataattattatttttgttcatgtaaattaaattttttcaatttttagtCTCGTTaacaataatttgaatttttattcatGTAAGTTACGAGACTAGAAATGCAAATTCACTATTAACATGAtacaaaatgaagaaaaaaatgtaaattataatattaaaaatgtaAATTCTGCGTTAACATGACTAAAAATGAAACATGCAAGTtacataattaaaaatacaaattcattatttatatgaccaaaatgaaaaaaaaatagaaattatagaaaaaatgtaatttttttcaaattaaaagatAATACATATATGAACAATGAATCATTATTTAGTGATGCTAGCTAGCTAGCTAGGTAGGTATTACCAAACCCCGCTCCACAATATCTCATACCATTTTATATTTCGAAATGGTAgaggtttaattttttttaggg is a window encoding:
- the LOC142526185 gene encoding uncharacterized protein LOC142526185, whose product is MARANELIESQSEGAQIFHGEAVCKEKIAEVLEEFSLLACLLRLKDITEFGFNRSTGFMWLKQKNKTEHKFKKIGHTILYDVEITVFVKPRHMKKLTGVKTKGRLLPMAICEIVIGSPSDDKVKFVTSTGLYRAHPVSALEAEDESVVSK